aaattatttttggtgagaagcaatttgtatttgactaattaatttaaaaaatatttttgagcacCAATTAATGTctgaccaagcttttaaaaagtatttctaactgtatttttctcaaaatattttttaaaaaagtgcttttgggaagaaactactttttttctgcttctccaaaattgcTTCTGTTTCTGATTctattcaaaaatatattttttcttctaaaaacttggccaaacagttcaacttaaaaaaaatactttttatttaaaaaaatgtgcttctcatttttaaaaagtttggcaAAATAAACTATAAGTAAGCATTTGAACATGTAATGATTGATAAATAGTGGAGTCTATTAGAATGGCAACTTATTAGTTGTAATGCATCCTAATTAAATGGTGCACTGACAACCTTTCCTTGCCCTATTTTTAGGCTTACCCTCcaaaaaaccaaaattaaaaaagaaaaaagtaaaagaaaagacaaaaaatagcTTAGAATAGAGTGAGTGCCATTGACAAACACCAAGTTCCAAGACTAACTGATGAACCCAAAAGGAACTACgaaaaaaatctcatttttttctGTCAATGTGTATTTATAAGAATTGAGCTCAAATCAAATAAGCAGGAAGTCTCATTTTTCTGTCAATATATGTATttaatccaaaaaaataaaaataaattaaaactaaacatcAAAATGGTGCGTGCCCACTTGCTTCCATAAGAATAACATAATATCATCTTCTTTTTCGGTGGCTacatcatatcttattatgttgGCCACTTTGAATCATGATTTCCTTGTCTATTTTTGTCTATTTTCTCACCTTCTCTCCATAATTAGTAATGACTTTTTCCTTTCTTTAGATATATTTCTCTATTTGCTAAATAAATTTGTCACTTTCCCTTTTCcgaaataaataaatttcaaattagaAGAATTCAACTTTCTGATAAATTGAATTTGCTTAAAATTattagatttttaattttttaacgtAAGATCTGAgaagagtagtgtgtacgcaaactttAGTCTGTGGTGAAATATTATAACTATTAAATATATTTCTTTAAAGAGTTAGATTAAAAAAGTTACTAAAAGACAATAATATGGACTCGAAGAATGCATTGTACTATCTTGATATAAGAGTTTAATATCTTCTTCCAAAATTGGTCAAAGAGACAGGAGgaatttttttccttctttttttaggAAAATCCAGTAAGTAAAATTGaggtttttctatttttttttatagaaaaatccAGTAAGTACAATTGAGTTTTTTCTTTTGGAAAATTGTCAAGGAAACGCGCAGTCGCCACCTTTCGGGTTCACATGGATTAACCTATTCACTGTGTAATAACTCGCAAATCATATAGAAGATGTAAACCGCACTAGGCACGTCCGGTGCGACGAGCTCTAACTGAGAAAACTGTTGTTAATGATAACCAATCCTAAATTTGTCACGTGGGAAATCACTCACCCAACCCACTCTGTCAATACTTAGGCAAGTACAATTGAGTTATACTTGCAATCTGTATCTTGAGGCAAGGTGGTTGGTGGTAGTTTGCGCTCCTTTGTAATAACATTATTTATCTtgaagcttaagggactatattcTATAACCAAAGTCTGCTATTAGCTTATTAGAGCTCCCAAGTCCCAACCATGGCTTTAATATGGACTACACTTATACTAGCTCTAGTCATATACATGTTCCATAAGTTACTAAACATCAAAAACAGGAAAAAACTTCCACCAGGTCCAATAGGAATTCCAATTTTGGGACATCTTCACTTAATAGGTAAAAATCCACACCAAACTTTTTACAGATTAGCCAAGAAATATGGCCCTTTTATGTACTTGCGACTTGGGCTGGTACCAACAATTGTTGTTTCTTCCCCCGAGACAGTTGAAAAAGTTCTCAAGACTTATGATCATGTATTTGCTAGTAGACCTCATCACGAGGCCTCTCAATATATATGTTATGGCCAAAGAAACTTGATTTTCTCCAAATATGGATCTTATTGGAGGAACATGAGAAAATTATGTACTTTGCAACTTCTGACTAGTCAAAAGATTAATTCATATCAATCTTCAAGAAAGGAAGAAGTTTCCATTTTGGTTAAATCAATCAAACAGGCTGTTCAAGATGGTGTTGCTGTTGATCTTAGTGCTAAAGTTTCATCCTTGAATGCAAACTTGAGTTGTTTAATGGTTTTTGGTAAAAAGTTTATGGATGAAGATTTGGACAAAAGGGGTTTTAAATCTATAGTTCAAGAAGTTGTACATTTAGCTGCAACACCAAATCTTGGcgatttctttccttatcttgGTGTTTTGGATCTTCAGGGACTTACTAGTAGGCTAAAGGCTCTTTCAAAGGTTTTTGATGAGTTTCTTGAGAAGATTATTGAAGAACATGTTCAGTCTAAGGAACAAAGGGAAACTGAGGATTTTGTAGATACCATGATGGCCATTATGCAATCTGGTGAAGCTGGATTCGAGTTCGATCGCCGCCATATCAAAGCTGTTCTATTGGTATGTAATTTCATTGATTCAAAATATTTAGTTGGTGATTAATTTAGAAACAGATGCTAGCGTTTGAAAAATGTGCATATAAATTTTCAGtattgttaaaattttaattttatgaacCTTTCTATAACAATCTCATTTGATACTATTTTGGCTGCTGTAGTGTAGTGCTCTTATAttgaatatatattataatataacttGATAATTGGTTCCGAGAAAAACTTAGTTTTTATAGTGAATGGCTGTTATATATGAATTATGTTATAGAGATGTCTGACTGTACTATGGGGATTCATCATACATTGACTAGTTTTATGTTGGCTGTCAACCTACTGCTTCCAATAAGCAAGCCCACATAAGCGGAGCTTCCAACGAGCAAGCTTGTAAGGATTGGGGacccgggtagtgcggaatttagccaaataatattataatgacaataacaaagacattGCAAGTTGATAATTATgataattaaagcatataaagaaaacaccaatttaatgtggttcggtcagtgtgacctacgtccacaagcggatatgagcaatttcactatagcaacaagagtacaaaattagagcaaatactctaattaatcccaaataccccaagagaataacctcataagatcactccaaagaaaggttCACACAAGTATTTCCCAACACTCAACTCTCTTATAAAACCTCTAATGAAAGAAAGGAAAGGCAAGAGACGCTTGTCTCAAACTTAGGTGTATCTGATATGGACATTTGATAACCTATTTATAAGAAAATAAGATGGTCACGTATGGAATATATTTGGCCAACAAGGCCTTTAATGAATGTACATAGAATGTCCAACAAGGTGACCAATGAAAGGCTATATAGAAGCCAACAAGGCATATAACATATGGCCAAAAGTAGGCCACATATATTATAAATCTCCACCTTAGACTGGTTTTGGCTGATATAATAAAattgcttctccttctccgcaaAAGCCCTAGTGGGCGAAATCATTTttcataaatgccaatcaagttTAAGCAAAGCTTAAACTTGACAACTGGAAGAGGTTTCGTGAACATGTCAAcaggattgtctctagtgttATCTTCTGAAAAGAGACTTTTTCTTCAGCAATAGTTTCTCTGATGAAGTGATATTTGATATTGATAtgcttcgtcctctcatgatacatCTGATCTTTTGTCAAGTGAATAACACTTTGACCATCACAGAAAATGGTAATACCACCTTGGTGTGAACTGAGTTCAgcaaatagacccttcaaccataagGCTTCTTTGATCGCTTCGAtcactgccatatattctgcttcggtagtagataaagctactacatgttgtaatgtagctttcTAACTGATAGCGCAACCACCAATGCAAAATACATAGCATGTtagtgatcttcttttgtcaagatcacctgcataatctgagtctacaaaaccaaccaaagtgttagtatttctcccaaactccaaacatgtgtttgaagtacctcgcaagtatctgagaatccatttcaccgcatgccaatgtgctttaccaggGCAAGCCATATACCGGCTTACCACTCACTGCTTGTGAAATATCTGTacgtgtacaaaccattgcatacataatactacCGATTGCACTGGAATAAGGAATTTGTGCTatgtacctctcttcttccttTGACTGCGGGGACTGAGCAGCTtataacttaaaatgagcagcaagaaGGGTACTAAttggtttagcatctttcatgccaaacctctccaagactttctccaagtactttTTCTGAGGTCAGAAATAGCATGTTGacttttcgatctcttttgatctccatgccaaggattttcttagctgttcccaaatctttcatctcaaattcacttttcagctgacttttcaaattgagaatttctgttaaatccttagcagcaatgagcatgtcatcaacatataataatacgtacacaaatgaaccatcatttaacttccggaagtaaacataactatcatacatgctactcgaataaccatgacccaacataaatgaatcaaaccttttataccattgtcttggagactgctttaatctgtacaaggatttcttcaacaagcaaacatgatcttctttttcttcaatttcaaatccttcgggttgatgcatgtatatttgttcctcaagttcgccatgtaagaaagctgtcttaacatcaagttgttctaattccaaatcatacatggcaacgaTGGCAAGCAAGACACAAATAGAGCTATGATTAACATGtaagaaaatatcattaaaatcaactctttgtacctgactatagccctttgcaactaatcgtACCTTATACCTCGCATCTTTAACCTCTGGAattccatcctttttcttgaagacctatttgcaaccaacaattctttttcctgatggcggcttcacaagagaccaagtaTCATTCACATGGAGAGACTCAATTTTTTCATTCATTGCAATCAACCACTTGGCTGAGTCAGCACCAAAAACTGTTTCttaatattttgatggttctccaatttcttcagtttcctgtgcaactgaaaaagcaaatgcaacataatctccaaaccttaatggttgtttaccttctcttcttggtctatgtttggctatagaatactcctcttcttTTGGTTCAACTTTAGGAGTCTCAACTTCAGAAATTTCAACTTCTGGctcaacttcaggagtttcaactaggggtgttcaaaaccgaaccgaaaccgaaatcgaaaatcgaaccgaaaccgaagTTTAATGGTTTATTGGTATCGGTTTAAcagtttaacggacggggaacggattgaaatttttttattaacggcttatcggtttgggggcggattatttaattttcttaacggataatctgttaacccgttaagaatatatatatatatatatatatatatatatatatatatatgtgtgtgtgtgtgtgtgtgtgtgtatatatatatatatatataaacccgttaagaatatatatatatatatatattaaataatcaaaaacccttcttccacttccagtactctatctattactaatttactattagacATTTAGTTATAATTTACTATTCCATTTAGTTACTATTAGATAATTTTGATGTCATGTGTTATACCCAGTGttctcttctatttcttctgATAGTTATAAGTTGTTAATAGGCTCATCCCCAGAGATGATTCTACTGGGAAATACGCTGGAATGTATctctatatttcttctatttagctctcttcttaggtgccatattcTATAGACTGGAATGTAGTCTGCTGAGcataagaaatttattttgagtCACAGCGGTCAGCAAACAatccgataaaccgcccgataaccgcctgataagagctaaaccgataccaatccgcccgatatcttatcgggtggctagcggattaatatatttaaaagccgataaccgataagccaaaccgttaagagtaaataactgcccaatccgcccgataagcagccctaatttcaactgtattttgctccaCAGTTGATGAGCTTGGCTCGGAAGAAATGCTAATCTCAACCTCCACCTGCTCTTGtgtactctttcctttatctatattacaagaactagaagactctattctagaatgtaacatagaggattcatcaaaggttacatccctgttaattataaattttggtgtcgtgggatcaggataccatagtcggtatcctttcaccccagatgCATACCCAAAGAAAATGCACTTTTTAACCTATGGCtctaatttttcatcatttacatgcatgtatgtagggcaaccaaatatctttaaatcagaataattagtaggagtacctgaccacatttcctctagagtttcaaagttcaaaggtacagaaggagctcggttgacaatataacaggctgtagagatagcttctacccaaaaggcgtttgtcaactcaacatttgaaatcatgcaacgagccctttccaaaagagttctattcatcctttctgtcacaccattttgttgagtgtcattctcacagtacgatgtcgagcaattccttcattcttgcaaaattcgttgaattcatcattacaaaattccaaACCATTATTTGTTCTAAGCCTCTTAACCTGTTTtcctgtttgcttctcaatcaaaacttttcattgtttgaaatttaagaaaacatcacttttattttttaggaaataaacccaaactttccttgaataatcatcaatgaaagttaacatatacctggcaccaccttttgatggggtacgtgaaggaccccaaagatctgaatgaatgtaatccaaagtaccttttgttctatgaatcgTTGGAGAATTGAAGCTGACTCTTTTCTGCTTCCCGAACACACAATGTTCACAGAACTCCATATTTTCGGTACTTTGGCCACATAATAGACCTCTTTTGCTGAGGATGGAAAGAcctttttcactcatatgccacaatttggtgatgtcagaatctgatttatctgatattgaaactgcagtagcacctgtaacagtagatcccaaaagagtatacaacgtaccagatctgcttgctttcatgatcacaagagcaccatgagaaactttcagaactccaccttcacctgtgtacttgcacccaagagattctagagtgtcCAAAAAGATGAGATTTTTTTTCAAGTCAGAAACATGtttaacatcggtgagagttctcaccacaccatcgtgcattttgattcagACTAtaccttttccaataactttgcaggcagcatagttgcccatcaagacaactccacctccaatagattcatatgtggtagaTAAATTTcgattgggacacatatgataagaacaacccgaatctaaaatccactcattgttagatttgaatctattattagttgctaaaaaaatagtttcctcagtctcatcagcagctacacttgtTTCGGCAGTGTTaatatttttgtgctcatttttcttttctgtatgcttttctttgtttttcaatttaaagcattcagaaataatgtgacctttcttatgacaatatttgcacatgacctttctgtatctggattttgaccttgatttaggtttctcactacttgaatctttcttgttggatctacctcttatgaataagccttccccttggttcccactagttttcccagtaatatctctatctatttgttcttttgatttcaaaatagatttgatatctttataagagatattatcctttccataaaacataatatctcttatatgtttaaacgactggggtaaggaaacaagcaataacacagcttgatcctcatatttgatttcagcatctattttacttaaatccataagaagagaatcaaaaatatcaagatgtgtaagtatagaggtaccttcagccatacgaaaagtgtagagtttttTGCTTTAGGTAAAACCTGTTTTCTATtgttcttttcatatatagggttttaaccttttcccatatgtctttggctgagctttctgctgcaatttcacgcaaaacctcatttgaaagatttaaaataatacatgcttttgcctttttgtatatgacggcaaactcctcgtccgtcattttatccgacatcttctcctttccttgtagtgccaaatctaagccatcgtgaaataggatagcttccatctttaattgtcacaatccgaagtttgcacttcggtcaaatttctcaacataagactttgttagagtcattttggctatttaaactaacccgattagatctggctctgataccaatttataaggatcgggaacccgggtagtgcggaatttagccaaacaatgttataatggcaataacaaatacaatgcaagttgataataatggtaattaaagcatataaagaaggcaccaatttaacgtggttcggtcagtgtgacctacgtccacaagcggagatggACAATTTCACAATAACAGCAAGAGTATAAAAGAGactacaaaattagagtaaatactctaattaatcccaaataccccaagagaataacctcataAGATCATTCCAAAGAAAAGATTTACACAAGTGTTTCTCAACACTCAACTCTCTTATAAAACCTCTAATGAAAGAAAGGAAAGGCAAGAAACATTTGTCTCAAACTTAGGTGTATATGATATGGACATTTGATAACCTATTTATAAGAAAATAAGATGGTCACGTATGAAATATATTTGGCCAACAAGGCCTTTAATGAATGGACATAGAATGTCCAACAAGGTGACCAATGAAAGGCTATACAGAAGCCAACAAGACATATAACATATGGCCAAAAGTAGGCCACGTATATTATAAAGCCTACATATGGCTGATCTCAACTTGTTTGGAATTAAGATATAGtagttgttatttttgttgtttgtcgTTGTTCCTACATTAATTTGCTTAATTCATATTTTTGGGGACAAATTTTGTGCACAGGATATGCTTATGGCTTCAATGGACACTTCAGCAACATCAGTAGAATGGACATTGACAGAGCTTCTTAGGCACCCTCATGTGATGAAGAAACTACAAAAAGAGTTAGAAGAAGTTGTTGGCCTGGACAGAATGGTAGAAGAATCAGACTTAGAGAATTTAAAGTACTTAGACATGGTAATAAAAGAAGCTCTGAGGCTGCATTCAGCTGCACCATTACTGATTCATGAGTCCATAGAAGACTGTGTAGTCGATGGCTTCTACGTACAAAAGGGATCGCGAATTATTGTCAACGTATATGCAGCTCAAAGGGATCCTAATGCCTGGCCTGAACCAGACAAGTTTTTCCCAGAAAGATTTGTTGAGAGCAACGTAGATCTTCGTGGACACGACTTTCAACTTCTACCATTTGGCTCTGGTAGAAGAAGTTGTCCTGGTATGCAGTTGGGGATCATAATTGTTCGCCTTGTGGTCGCGCAATTGGTGCATTGCTTTGATTGGGAACTTCCAAATGGTATGCAGCCTAGTGAATTGGACATGAGTGAGCAATTTGGGGTAGTAACTTGTAGAGCCAAGCATCTGATGGCAGTTCCTACATATAAACTCCACTATAACTGATTTAAGTAAGCATTTTCTTGTATATGTACCATGTAATTTTCAATATACTTATACAGATTACTTTGATGCTTATTATATGCAGTCAATTTGGTTGTTGTTTGGGTGTTATTACATGTAAATAAGACATTCTTTCAAGCAAATGTTAGTGAtgttttttatatgaaaatttacAAGTACACTTGAATAATTTAACGTAAGTCCTTACATGTCAATAGGTAAGcaatataattgtaaacaataaataAACTGTTAGACGTATTTGAAGGTTTTGTGACATTCAAAACTTAATGCAAGTAGAAATATCTAATTTGACAATAACTTGTAGTTTACAGATTTCAATCACTGTCAGATGGATCTGTCAAACTTAGTGCAAGTAGAAGATCTTCTTTGACAACAACTTGTACTTCTATTAGTTTCAAAAAATCCATCTGAACCTACTAATGATGAGAAGATCACAATTTCAATCCCAGTGAGAACTTGCTGTAAGAGGATGGTCAAAATTGTACATCATTGCTCATTAATAATTTACTTATGTTTTGATTTAGGATAATTGCACTTTTGATGCCTAAATTATTGGTAAATTCTGATTTTGGTTTTTGTGACAGTAGActggcctcatttgttttttattttaagattaagacgtctgaatctcaatacacatcttaatatcaagatgtgtattaagattaagacgtctaaATCTGAATACACAACTGAATATTAAGACGTGtgttaagatctgaatactaaatgattaagattgtttgatttttaacgcctgaatgtataagatttatctttatttgaaaattaataaacataaaattcaaataaaatactaattaatctaatttCTATCAacaaaatatatagttttttaaaatatgataattgttggtggtgatggctaacgggtgaatgccgactagaagcggtggttggtggtagttttggttgatggtggtggttcagggtagtagctagtggtgattggtaATGGTGGCGATgctgattgaggatggtggtggtgggtggtgatagttaataatggtggtggtggtggtagttgtgattgaggaaggtggtgATGGGTGGTGGTCGATTATAATGATGGGCAATGCCGGCTATGGTTATTGATACTGATGAGTTAGTTAGTTGTGGCAGTTGAGGTGAATGAGTGTTGATTGtggttgagaatgatggtggCGGTAGTGGTGAAGATGGTGGATGGTGATAGTCGATAATGGTGGCGGCTATGATTAATGATGCTGGTGGTGTGGTGGCGGCGACAGCGACAACgacatggtggtagttgataatggtaggcagtggcggcagttaataatgaatatggatgatagcatcttaatgaaattaagtctctgttatagatcttaatcatacagacctattcagacccattaagtgattgtgaagtaaaaaaacaaACATACTTAATGATTAAggtctgaataattaagattcagactataaaaataaacacacttAACGTCTGAgctctgaatgattaagattcagacctctattaagtgcaaacaaatgaggccttaagCATGTTTATTGAAGGGgagtcttggcgtaactggtaaacttgttgtcatgtgactaggaggtcacgggttcaagccgtggaaacaacctcttaccgaaatacagggtaagactgcgtacaataaacccttgtggtccggcccctctccggaccctgcgc
The sequence above is drawn from the Nicotiana tabacum cultivar K326 chromosome 13, ASM71507v2, whole genome shotgun sequence genome and encodes:
- the LOC107772107 gene encoding cytochrome P450 71AU50, whose product is MALIWTTLILALVIYMFHKLLNIKNRKKLPPGPIGIPILGHLHLIGKNPHQTFYRLAKKYGPFMYLRLGLVPTIVVSSPETVEKVLKTYDHVFASRPHHEASQYICYGQRNLIFSKYGSYWRNMRKLCTLQLLTSQKINSYQSSRKEEVSILVKSIKQAVQDGVAVDLSAKVSSLNANLSCLMVFGKKFMDEDLDKRGFKSIVQEVVHLAATPNLGDFFPYLGVLDLQGLTSRLKALSKVFDEFLEKIIEEHVQSKEQRETEDFVDTMMAIMQSGEAGFEFDRRHIKAVLLDMLMASMDTSATSVEWTLTELLRHPHVMKKLQKELEEVVGLDRMVEESDLENLKYLDMVIKEALRLHSAAPLLIHESIEDCVVDGFYVQKGSRIIVNVYAAQRDPNAWPEPDKFFPERFVESNVDLRGHDFQLLPFGSGRRSCPGMQLGIIIVRLVVAQLVHCFDWELPNGMQPSELDMSEQFGVVTCRAKHLMAVPTYKLHYN